The sequence TGAATTAGCTCCAGGTTCAGCGGAAGCTTGCCATCGTCCACGAGCACAAGTGCCGACGAGGGTTCACCCGGGACCCAAGGTATGCGCTGCGGCAAATCTTCCGACACCAAGCAAAAAATAACATCATACTGAAGCGGCAGCTGCGCCGGCAGCGGCCAGATATGCCGCACGACAGCCCGCAATCTTTGGAGTTCACGAATAAGAAATTCGCCATTGTCATCGCGGTCAACAAACACGGCGACATTGAGTTCGGTAGAGCGACCGCCCTGCCGACGCGGTTCGCCTGCGCCCACCCGACCAGATGAACGATGGGCGCCTGATCCAGACTCCAAGTTTTGATCGTGATACGCGGCGGCGCCCCTC is a genomic window of Ancylobacter sp. IITR112 containing:
- a CDS encoding ANTAR domain-containing response regulator, with product MKDEQRGAAAYHDQNLESGSGAHRSSGRVGAGEPRRQGGRSTELNVAVFVDRDDNGEFLIRELQRLRAVVRHIWPLPAQLPLQYDVIFCLVSEDLPQRIPWVPGEPSSALVLVDDGKLPLNLELIHNCAGHGMLYFPATSRMIQTVLMLARESFQYERRLRGRIDKLDDSLRTTRLVERAKSLLVRTKNISDEEAYSFLRTRAMEKRVTIGAVASTVIDSFELLS